Genomic segment of Cydia fagiglandana chromosome 16, ilCydFagi1.1, whole genome shotgun sequence:
TTCTGAAATCCCCCTACACAAGATGAAGTCGCAAGATCATTTTATTGAGGCACAGGTTCAAGATGGTGACACGTTACAAGCTATTGCGTTGCGATTCCATTGTTCTGTAAGTCGATATCATAGTCgaggtttattatttttttaaatacattatgaCCCTACAATCATTATTGTTACATTGCAATCAAAGCATCATTATGTTTATATTGATATTATAATGTTTTTAACTTGTtaataactaggtacctacatataggtATAAACTCAGAATGCATACATGAAAAATAATCCTTTTATCAGTCAGATATATTATCTACGTTTATATATAATCTTAACACAGATGTTTTTTGTTAACATAAATGTTGTTTATTGTCTTTTGCAGATCGCAGAATTAAAGAGAATCAACCAGATTCataaagataatgaaatatatgcAAGAAGGACTGTTAAGGTACCAGTTACTCCATACTCGGTACTCACTGAAATTATGTCACCACCTTTGGATGCCGCACCTTCAACATCTAAAACTATGCCAGGAGCACAGTCAGTAATAGATAATCACAATGAGCTTCTTCCGCCTGGTAGTCAAAATATAGATAAAGAAATAAATGGAAACAATGACTTTGCAATAGATTGCAATGCCATAGTAATGAACAGTACTCTAGCCCCAGCAGTCATCCCTTATACAGATGTAGAGCCGTCTGAACCAATCACAGAGGACACCCAACTATTGCCAAATAAACCGCGTGAAACGGTAGAAACAGTGGTTGTGAAAGAACTGACATCACATGGTGCAGATTTTGGTATGAAATGGTATCACCTACTCTGCTGCGTGCTGATACTAGGAGTTGTGATACCATTAGTTTATGTATTCTTTTATCTAGATAAGCATGATATTGTGGAAATTGTGGAATCAAGTACAAAAGCTGTGCTAACAAATACAAGTGATGATGACCTGCCACCTGGACATAGTCAATGACCATCATGTTTTGTATAGTTGATCTGATCAAAAGCTTTAAGTTTTGGTGGTGTTTTAGCAATTTTATTAAATTGCCTTATTTTAAGAATAGACAGAATATATGTGATTCttgaaataaatatcatattttCTATTCCAATCTTGTTTTAATGCATTATGTAACTGCCAGACACTAGAATACGCGCCTGTAAGCTCGTTTTTAGAAGCGCATGTAATCAAATGTAGCGAAGTTATAGACCGAGTTTTTCAGCGCAAAACACCAAAACGTTCAATCtattttcttaccaaaacgcgagaCATCTAGCTTCAAGTAGTGGATTTATCAGCACCGGTACtttacggttttttttagcattagaaagaactccacagaagcaagcgtgcagtttttatcaggctctttaattgttaataattattgaattatctaatgtagcatggtcaatacatataatttacttcaaattattaccgctaaaagtgccggatttggaaccacaagcttacttctgccaagttctttctaatgctaaaaaaaacggactataatagGGCCCGTGCGCTTTGAAAGGTCTGCCATCTtatggcctgaatcggaaacatatgtgcacatgtacattgccaaaagAAGTGCTACCacctaccgttctcgtcggtacgtgcATAGtaggtctgccatcttgtgggctataTAAGAAGCAGTGGCAGGTACATTatttcaccatataattcattggtattcattatggtggcgccgctgcagaATAGAACACAtgtacgcctcgcgccaaaaatctgacgggtcccatgctgccccctatagcaAGTGatagacacaaagcgattcaaTGGCGAAGCAATAGCGATCGACACCTTGACTAGGCCGCCTGATAAATTCCGctacttgacgttagatgtcgactacgaaataactcgcgtttttCCACTCTTtccttaggtacttatatttctAATGAATATTagacaaaaatcaaccttatttctGTACTATTACAGTTCACTGAAACTTGAGGTAGTAATTAGTAAGCGAGCGTTGGTCGTCaggttgtcacctgacgatttagTCAGTTCATATAACTGGGcaagaaataataaatttattatgacTCGACTGTACGTAGATTACGTCTATAACTCTATACCAGAACTCTGCCTTTACGCCGGTCTAAGTTGCAAGGTAGgaacaattaaaacaaaaagtttgcaaaataaactttattaattctagttctatttacttaaaaatacaatCGATGTAACAAATTCCCATCAAATTATTGACACGATCTTagtaaaatttattatatatataaattacgATAAATGCATTCCTCTTACATTAATCATTATATTGTAATTCACTCTGTAAATACATTACTGACAAGTGTCACACGAGCCTCGCGGCCTTATATTGTACATTATTGGTGTTGAGGTGGTTCTGTAAAGCTTCAATAGTTGCTCTTCTTACGGATGAGAAGACTGCAATCAGAAGTTGCCTCGGCCGCCGCCCAGGCTCGGGTTGCTTTCGTGAACACTGCCAAACAGAAAACAGGATTATTAACAACTACCTAATACAAATATCATAAacaaatacataatatttaaccCTTTGTACCGCTTTTAAACATATAAAGtctaagtaaaaatattttatttcttagtaACTAGTTATTAAGTGATATATGTTACTAACAAATTATAGATGTAacgtctgaaataaatgatttgaaTTACAAAAGATGTATGACATATATAAAACTTGTTAAAAATATTGTCGACGCCGCTTGGCTATTATCCTATAATAGGATACATTAATTGATAGAACTGTCGGCATTGGAAGCTAAACTGGCAAGGCACGTTACGAACATTCGTCTAGGAAATTTCTCACTCGTGCCTCGACATACGCTATACTCGCTTCGAAATTTTCTACGAGCACGTAGGCAATAATTCTTAACCCATATATGCCCATTGGATCGTTTTCgacccactaaataaaactcGCTCCTAATCATTAAAATCAGCAGAAGAATGAGTCTGTAACCTCAAGGAGTTCAGAGCTAAACAAGTTTAGGACATATATGGGTTAATGGGAATAGTCACGTTAAGTTTACTTTCTGATGTACGGCGGTTTATGGTTACCAAAATGGTTAGGTACATAAGTGAATGAAAAACAGAGTATTTACACACGTTAGTAGAATTAAAGGCAAGTGACAGCATGAAGAAGCTCTTGGTCCGAAGATAGCACCGGTACTTTGTAGGCAGACTGGTGATTTTTTGTTACTGAATCAAACAACAAAATCACTAGTCTTCCATACAACGCACGGCAGACGACGCCCGTTAGTTGACACACCTAAAACATTGTTATCACGACATTCATGTTAGCACAAGTGTAGAGGTTGTTAAGATGGTTACAAATGAGGATGACTGGTTTATTAATGATACGATGATAATGAGGTATTAGCTACAAATATAAACTACTGATATGGCTTTACAAGAAATATACCTAATGAGTGATTGAGTGTGATATATGTGACTCCTAACCCAGTTACTATACGTTTCATATGATCATATGACATATAGGATCCCATACAATATAATGATATTAATGATagaaaaatactaaataaaatagaatattGTTGTCAAGATCCCATTGAAGAAACATATGGAACACTACTCCTACAAATACTTTTCGTCTTTTTACCTGTCTTGAAACGACAACGACGTCTCAGTCGAGGCCGATTAGGAAAGGCTACTTTATCATAGACTTGTTTGGTGCCAACTCAGGGAACTCTTCAAACATTCTAGTACCAAAACAATGCTGTGTTAGTAATGACATGGATATCAGATTGAGGAAATTAGTGCGGTCGACTGTCACACTCCTGATATTCTAATCTAATATGACAGTCCAAAGTACAACCTATCAAAGAGTGCCTACACGTTTATTGCATAACCAAAATATTGGCGTATTATGGTGCAGGTATAATAACGCTGGTATGATTATTACCTCTGCTGCAAGAGATACTGCGCGGTCTGTATGCGCGCCGGCGTGCCCGTGATGGTGATGATGCGGTCGTTGGAGCCGGGCAGCGGCTCCGCGATCTCGATGCCGGCGCCCGAGTCTGCGCGGATCTTGCGGATGCGCGACCCCGCCTTGCCGATTATCGCGCCGGCCAACTGTAAATGACACGCATGTTATTTGTAAACCGCACACATGTTACGGGGGTGTTTTAAATTATACAATCGGCACGTTAATTATTATACTCACGTCTTTGGGAATGGTGACTTGAGTGGTGGTCTCCTGTTGGTTGCTGTCGCCACCGaagttgccgccgccgccgccgccgccgctgcgaCCGCCAAagttgccgccgccgcccccGCCAAAGTTTCCGCCGGCGAAGTTGCCGCCGCGAGGCGGGCCGTTAAAGTTGCCCCTAGGGCCCGGGCCGCCGGGTCCGCCGGGGCCGGAGAAGTCGTTGAAGCCGCCGCGAGGGCCGGGCGGGCCGCTGCGGCCCAGGGGCGGGccggggcgcggcggcggcggcccgcGGCCCGGGCCCAGCGGCGGCAGGCCGCGCGGCGGGGGGCCGCCGCGGGGCGGGCCTCGCCCGGGGCCGCCGCGTGGGCCCCCGCCCTGGCCGTTACCGAAGCCGCCGTATTCGTCAGCGTAGTAGTCATCGTAGTTGTGGGGGTCGTAATTTTGGATAGCGCCTTTGATGGGCACCTGCAAAGGAATGCGTCGATGTAGAATGAGTACGACAACGTTGCCGGCGTGTTGATACCGGACAGAGTAGATACGATATGTGTGTTTACCTCTCGCACTAGGTCGAGCACCTCGCGCACGGCGGCGGCGACGGCCTCGGGCCCGCCGACCAGCTGCACCACGCGCTCCGTGCTCTGCGGCGCCGGGTTCGAGAATATTTTCAGACGAGCACCAGTTTTCTGCAAACGACATTTCTTCATTCAGTCAACGGTCGGCCGATCCCCGATGCTTTTGTTAAATACGAGGACAAAGCACACTGAACTTATTTGCAAGATATAAAATGAATGAGTACCGCTCTGGGCAAAAAAGTCGCATTCATTCACATGGAATTTCTTTGTACAATGTTCGCCGTATCTTGTGAGGGATAGTGCAGGTAGTCTATATTTAATTCAAATGAAATGCCGGGTCGAAGACCGAATACAATGGTCCATTGATGGATATCATGAGAAAATATAAAGGATACGTATATAAAAGAAGTTGCTTGACGTgacttagataaaaaaaaaactacaatgtAACTTTCCTATTTCAACCCTATCCATATTATCGTAATAAGTTCatgtaaaaaaagttaatttaagtaagtaggtaggtattatttcGTTAACTTGTAGTAAAAAAATTAGTCATAAACCTAATTACGGCGCAGCCCCAAACAAAACATATTTCCATTTATGAGGTGAGAACACGCCACCTTCCCTGGAGAGAGCGGATGCGTTACCGAATTGACCGCTGTTGGTGTCGTCAGTGCGGTCGGTGGTGACCGCCGCCTGACAGCGGGCGCGCGCAGGCGCCGCGCCATCGACCCGCGCACGTGCCCCGCACGCACAAACAACACCCGTACACCAACCACATAATCTCATATTTGCAATCACTGATTTTAGGTGCACATTTGACACATTTCCCGAATTTGTGGCTCGAGTTTTCATTGTCTTTAAACTGTTGGATGTCACTCGGTAATCCAAGAAATAAAAGTTACACTTAAATTCCGATTTTAAATTAAGAagctgtattaaaaaaaaagtttaaatcgCAGCACAACTGATTCACGATTATAAAACTGCACGGGGTTGAGCATTGGCCGCGATCGACCCTTCCCGTCGGGTGGTGGCACAGTGAGTGagccgggcggcggcggcggcggcgacgggCCCCGCCGTGCAACACCTGTCCCCCTCCCCCGCGGGAGCAGTGTCCCCTCGCTGCGCTGCACTTGTGGGGCTCCGGGACTCCGGCACGCGCCACGCCTACGCCACGTAACCAAGGAACTTTGCCATTTGTCATAAACTTGCGATTGACCCGCGAAGGAAACTTCTAATAAATATATCGGTAACAATGGACATTGGGTTTCTTTTTGTGAATGACTTACAGGGTTTCATAAGTCCGTGCAAATATTGTAGAGTATTGAAACATTAATTATATGAACGACTGAGGTACAAAAATTCAAAAGGAAATTGACTTCCTTTGTTTGATAAAAACCACCAGCATGCTGCAAGGCTGTTCTCAAAGCATCGAACGCCGGCGAGCTACGGCTCTTAACGAACAGGCATAAGTTTCATCTTCGACTAAGTGTTGTTTACTAGAGTAGAAAACTTTTTAGATACGGGGTCAAGAAACTAAATAAGATATTTGTTCATAAAGGGGTCAAATAAAAGTTGGTAACCTCAAATATGACGGCATCGCGTAAGCAAGGCATCGGTGATCGATAATCGTAGATCACTTACCTATTGGACGGAGCATATTCgtgatttacatatttattaccacACGTTGGCGCTGCCATACACGAAATTGAAAACGCGATCGTGCATTCACGGATGCGTTTACATATTCCGTGTGTGTGTAcattaaaattatcaacaaatATCGAGGGATAAACTTGCTGTAGCATATTTTACATTGAAGTGAGATACACCAGAAGGGTGCGGCACTCGGTGTACAACACTACACCGAGACGATGTGTGGTGACAATGAGTCGCTATGCGGAGTCTAAGCGAGGTAGTCTATCGATAATGTATCGGATGGAAGCCTTACCGATCGGAGCCGGAAGGGGGTCGCGTGCTCGTAATTGCCGGTGTCACCGCGGCCCGGCCCGGTAATGAGGGTTAGTAATTACCAAATACATAAATGACATACGCTGCGGCTTCTACTTCCTTTCAGCGTCATTTCAATTTCTCTTTGTGTCTACAAGTCAATCAATATTTTAATACATTATAATAATCGCACTTACATTTTTCTCAACACCTAAGTTTGAAAACTTTAACGTTTAAACGTTTGTTTAAACATCGCTCAATAATTAATGTACTATCGTGGGTATTGTCGGCTAGTATTTTTTACCGAGTACAGCGTTTTTTGCTCCACCCATTTCCCTATAGGGGAGGATGTGGGGGTCACAAAAAAACCATTTCCCGGCGTAACCCGAGCCGGCGCGGACGCAGCCGCATGCTTCCGACTCGAAGGGAAACGGATCCAAACGGGTGACACTCCAAGCACGATACCAAGGCTGAGGAGGACCATTATAAGTGCGCTCTGTATTTCTGCATTGATTTATAATTGATCGAGGTCAAGTTTAACTGGATCGCGCACAGAACTCGAGCTGCTAATGAGATTACACTCTAGATTCACACGTGATActcttaatatttaaaaacttttgtAATCATCGTTAGGTCGCTACTCCATTGTaacagaattaaataatatttcgtcaacaatttataacaaattatttcttTGTCCGAGGTTTATAATATAACCGCAGAACCACTTTTCTACCGGTAAAAGGTCGACTACTCTGCTACGCAAAATTACATTGACAACAGAATTTGCGCGATATAAAACAAGCACGAAATAAGCTGAAATTCAACAGGATTACCTAATCCTGTTGAATTTCAGTGTAGGTACTGGtaataatattttgttactGTTATAAACTAGCACCACATCCAAACCCCGCCCTGGTAAAGCGGCGGAAACTGTGGTAACTTTCCTCTGTAAAGTTTCGAACGTACTGTGGATAGGTACTAGACGGTTACTCAAATTAAAGTTAACTTTTGTAAGTGTTCTCGAGCACGTTAATCGACCGAGAAGCACTCCCGACTCACGTTTCTCGATGGCAAGGATTAATGATACGGTACCTGCCCTTTTGCCAAATGTTGTTTGTAAGTCGGGAATCTTTTGTTTGAAATCTACTGAGATTAATTTAGGGGCGGTCTGAATGGATTTGCCATAAAATGTTCAAAGAAAAGGTCAGATATACTTATTGAAATTAGTCTTCTG
This window contains:
- the LOC134671925 gene encoding lysM and putative peptidoglycan-binding domain-containing protein 3 isoform X1, yielding MKQRTRLMHGDEFTGYNMSVKKDDGQDSSEIPLHKMKSQDHFIEAQVQDGDTLQAIALRFHCSIAELKRINQIHKDNEIYARRTVKVPVTPYSVLTEIMSPPLDAAPSTSKTMPGAQSVIDNHNELLPPGSQNIDKEINGNNDFAIDCNAIVMNSTLAPAVIPYTDVEPSEPITEDTQLLPNKPRETVETVVVKELTSHGADFGMKWYHLLCCVLILGVVIPLVYVFFYLDKHDIVEIVESSTKAVLTNTSDDDLPPGHSQ
- the LOC134671925 gene encoding lysM and putative peptidoglycan-binding domain-containing protein 3 isoform X2 — its product is MHGDEFTGYNMSVKKDDGQDSSEIPLHKMKSQDHFIEAQVQDGDTLQAIALRFHCSIAELKRINQIHKDNEIYARRTVKVPVTPYSVLTEIMSPPLDAAPSTSKTMPGAQSVIDNHNELLPPGSQNIDKEINGNNDFAIDCNAIVMNSTLAPAVIPYTDVEPSEPITEDTQLLPNKPRETVETVVVKELTSHGADFGMKWYHLLCCVLILGVVIPLVYVFFYLDKHDIVEIVESSTKAVLTNTSDDDLPPGHSQ
- the LOC134671927 gene encoding heterogeneous nuclear ribonucleoprotein K, coding for MKRDAYGDDGPAMKRHRQPDDEVTFLIPSKVAGSIIGKGGTNISKLRSQYKASITVPDCPGPERVLSIAAPEVETILDIVKDILPNLADAGGPHKGGNSDEDLDVRLLIHQSRAGCVIGKAGAKIKELREKTGARLKIFSNPAPQSTERVVQLVGGPEAVAAAVREVLDLVREVPIKGAIQNYDPHNYDDYYADEYGGFGNGQGGGPRGGPGRGPPRGGPPPRGLPPLGPGRGPPPPRPGPPLGRSGPPGPRGGFNDFSGPGGPGGPGPRGNFNGPPRGGNFAGGNFGGGGGGNFGGRSGGGGGGGNFGGDSNQQETTTQVTIPKDLAGAIIGKAGSRIRKIRADSGAGIEIAEPLPGSNDRIITITGTPARIQTAQYLLQQSVHESNPSLGGGRGNF